The following coding sequences are from one Streptomyces sp. NBC_01294 window:
- a CDS encoding IS5 family transposase (programmed frameshift), which translates to MGRGDLAHEEWARLKPHLPKSGQRGGRWAGHRRVINGILYRLRTGVPWRDLAARFGPWKTVYERHRRWSADGTWDRIFAAVLADADAEGRIDWSMVSVDSTSCRAHQHAAGARRKPPRVPGKRRTPRQHRPDEGLGRSRGGLTCKIHLAGEGGRRPLALLITPGQWGDAPQLIPVMDRIHVARLGGGHPRTRPDHLGGDKAHSSRRNRRYLRRRQIKHTIPEPKNQRANRQRRGSKGGRPAGFDKTIYKRRNEVERTINALKNFRAVATRFDKRGYVFQSTVTVASIRLWLRP; encoded by the exons ATGGGGCGGGGAGATTTAGCGCATGAGGAGTGGGCCCGGCTGAAGCCGCATCTGCCGAAGTCCGGGCAGCGCGGCGGCCGGTGGGCCGGCCACCGCAGGGTCATCAACGGGATCCTGTACCGACTGCGCACGGGGGTGCCGTGGCGGGATCTAGCTGCGCGTTTCGGCCCTTGGAAGACGGTGTACGAACGGCACAGACGCTGGTCGGCGGACGGCACTTGGGACAGGATCTTCGCGGCCGTCCTGGCCGACGCCGACGCGGAAGGCCGGATCGACTGGTCGATGGTAAGCGTCGATTCGACCTCCTGCCGGGCCCATCAGCACGCCGCCGGGGCTCGTAGGAAACCGCCACGAGTGCCGGGAA AAAGACGCACGCCCCGACAGCACCGCCCCGACGAGGGACTCGGACGCTCCCGGGGCGGTCTGACCTGCAAGATCCACCTCGCCGGTGAGGGTGGACGCCGCCCCCTGGCCCTGCTGATCACTCCGGGCCAGTGGGGCGACGCTCCGCAGCTCATCCCGGTCATGGACCGCATCCATGTCGCCCGCCTCGGCGGCGGACACCCGCGCACGCGGCCCGACCATCTCGGCGGCGACAAGGCGCACTCCTCCCGCCGCAACCGCCGCTACCTGCGACGACGCCAGATCAAGCACACCATTCCCGAACCGAAGAACCAGCGGGCCAACCGCCAACGAAGGGGCAGCAAGGGCGGCCGGCCCGCAGGCTTCGACAAGACGATCTACAAGCGCAGGAACGAAGTCGAGCGGACGATCAACGCGTTGAAGAACTTCCGGGCCGTGGCGACGAGGTTCGACAAGCGCGGCTACGTCTTCCAAAGCACCGTCACCGTCGCCTCGATCCGACTCTGGCTTCGCCCGTGA